In Bacteroidales bacterium, one DNA window encodes the following:
- a CDS encoding T9SS type A sorting domain-containing protein, protein MKIYPRHLLLLTVFILNTGYVCPQSIILDQSNVFALGTVVKEFHSVGGQSSVYEFKTRGEYINRHSQFFEANTYPYLLEVSDLSINPTSNWCFFTNHTLSASNLYVASNANATLVAGFKISIHPSSTVSSGASFHAYIDPMGFDCQQPESLLASSEYFEHLNIHRIDYEQKKQQELIRLFPNPATTSIVLEFLETVNSDTILIEIYSIMGERLLQRQTAGKQQYQFDLSNYASGVYLLRVLFDNQLLTEKFIRQ, encoded by the coding sequence ATGAAGATATATCCCAGACATCTGCTACTGCTCACTGTTTTCATTCTGAATACAGGGTATGTGTGCCCGCAAAGTATAATCCTTGACCAGTCAAATGTATTTGCACTTGGAACAGTAGTGAAAGAATTTCATAGTGTTGGCGGGCAAAGTTCAGTTTACGAATTCAAAACCAGGGGAGAGTATATTAACAGGCATTCACAGTTTTTTGAAGCCAATACTTATCCTTACCTACTTGAAGTCTCAGATCTTTCCATTAATCCCACTTCAAACTGGTGCTTTTTTACCAACCATACACTCAGTGCTTCAAACCTTTATGTTGCCAGCAATGCTAATGCAACCTTAGTTGCCGGATTTAAGATATCGATACATCCATCATCAACTGTTTCCAGTGGTGCATCTTTTCATGCATATATTGACCCCATGGGCTTTGATTGTCAGCAACCTGAAAGTTTGCTTGCTTCTTCTGAATACTTTGAACATCTCAACATCCATCGGATTGATTATGAGCAAAAGAAACAACAAGAATTAATCAGATTGTTTCCTAATCCAGCTACTACAAGCATTGTCCTGGAATTTTTGGAAACAGTCAATTCTGATACCATCCTGATTGAGATTTACAGCATAATGGGAGAACGGCTGTTGCAAAGGCAAACTGCCGGGAAGCAACAATATCAGTTCGATTTGTCTAACTATGCGAGTGGCGTTTATCTGCTTAGAGTTTTGTTTGATAACCAGCTATTGACAGAGAAGTTTATCAGACAATAA
- a CDS encoding T9SS type A sorting domain-containing protein, with product MKQRYTSIPKYARFLAFAVFFAATSITLQAQSITLLAPNGGEAWLVNSFEDVSWTGQGLGNVMRLDFSPDGGVDWWYFGEVPSAPNGGSAMVFVPPFLSQNALLKITDLSNPAVSDISDATFTVSFPPISIYEPSSNSAVFANTLTYVNWTLYQQGITLLNAEISTNNGLTYSPLAQNLNAFLGSTYLILSETPANACILKLYDAADPSTFSLSQVFQVIPAPVYTITSPVEGQIVNVNSFLTISWNVQNLYGAENYIEFSPDNGETWEVIAYGLSQGTSGSVVWYTPNVSSDECLIRINDSYSLSSTDVSDVFTIMPYPETPICMVTVDSLTNQNVIIWEKPDSDLIADFLIYKETDEANVYEVIDTVSYLELPIVTDFDSNPAIRPYRYKIGFRDSENRVFPSSDFHQTIHLSINQGVNNNWNLIWTPYAGFDYTSYKIMRRSGNGVFEQIASVSASFTSFTDFNAPSGDIAYMVKIVNPDGCGIGLRNAIYTDVYSNQASASLVSVDNIRKSDLSVYPNPANDRISIQFGDNLEGTINLTITDVTGRIIYSGEYSDVRPGEVLSVNTSEYAEGIYLLNVISADGWNTKKIVVRH from the coding sequence ATGAAACAGAGATACACCAGCATTCCGAAATATGCCAGATTCCTTGCCTTTGCAGTGTTTTTTGCAGCAACATCAATCACTTTACAGGCTCAGTCCATCACCCTCTTAGCTCCGAATGGAGGTGAGGCATGGCTAGTTAATAGCTTTGAAGATGTCAGTTGGACCGGTCAGGGCCTTGGAAACGTAATGAGGCTTGACTTCTCCCCCGACGGTGGAGTCGACTGGTGGTACTTTGGAGAGGTTCCTTCGGCACCGAACGGAGGCAGCGCAATGGTTTTTGTTCCCCCCTTCCTCAGCCAAAATGCTTTGCTTAAAATCACCGACTTAAGCAACCCCGCTGTCAGCGATATCAGTGATGCAACATTCACGGTTTCATTTCCGCCAATCAGCATTTATGAGCCATCTTCCAACTCTGCGGTCTTTGCTAACACCCTTACTTATGTGAACTGGACTCTTTATCAACAAGGCATTACTCTGCTCAATGCAGAAATATCAACCAATAACGGACTGACATATTCTCCCTTAGCACAAAACCTCAATGCATTTCTGGGTTCTACCTACCTTATCTTAAGCGAAACGCCTGCGAATGCCTGCATCCTGAAACTGTACGATGCTGCCGACCCTTCAACCTTTTCCCTGAGCCAGGTTTTTCAGGTCATTCCTGCACCTGTGTACACCATTACCTCACCCGTCGAAGGCCAGATTGTAAATGTTAACAGCTTTCTTACCATCAGCTGGAATGTTCAGAACCTCTACGGAGCGGAAAACTACATCGAATTCTCCCCGGATAATGGTGAAACCTGGGAAGTAATCGCTTACGGATTAAGTCAGGGCACTTCAGGGAGTGTCGTTTGGTATACTCCAAACGTGAGTTCCGATGAATGCCTTATCCGGATCAACGATTCTTATTCATTGTCATCCACCGATGTAAGCGATGTTTTTACCATCATGCCTTACCCCGAAACCCCTATCTGTATGGTGACGGTGGACAGCCTCACAAATCAGAATGTTATCATCTGGGAAAAGCCTGATTCTGACCTCATCGCTGATTTCCTAATTTACAAGGAAACTGACGAAGCCAATGTTTATGAAGTAATTGATACGGTAAGCTATCTGGAGTTACCAATAGTCACAGATTTTGACTCCAACCCTGCAATAAGACCTTACCGTTACAAAATTGGATTCAGGGATAGCGAAAACCGGGTATTTCCATCCAGCGACTTCCATCAGACCATCCACCTCTCCATCAATCAGGGCGTTAACAACAACTGGAACCTGATCTGGACACCTTACGCAGGATTTGATTACACTTCGTATAAAATAATGCGCAGATCGGGCAATGGTGTTTTTGAGCAAATTGCCAGCGTTTCAGCAAGCTTTACCTCCTTTACCGATTTCAATGCGCCTTCAGGCGACATCGCCTATATGGTTAAAATAGTAAATCCGGATGGCTGCGGCATCGGCTTGCGCAATGCTATCTATACCGATGTGTATTCAAACCAGGCCTCTGCAAGCCTGGTTTCGGTAGACAACATCCGTAAAAGTGATTTGAGTGTTTATCCAAATCCGGCCAATGACCGGATCAGCATTCAGTTTGGAGACAACCTGGAAGGAACCATCAACCTGACCATCACCGATGTTACAGGCAGGATTATTTATTCCGGGGAATACAGTGATGTGCGTCCGGGGGAGGTGCTTTCAGTCAACACTTCTGAATATGCTGAAGGTATCTATTTGCTTAATGTAATTTCAGCAGATGGCTGGAACACAAAGAAAATTGTGGTAAGGCATTAA
- a CDS encoding DUF4180 domain-containing protein — protein sequence MKIETHQINDVKIAEVISEDILINSVDDTINLLGNLYYQGFDKIIIHEKNLTPDFFDLKNRIAGDILQKFSNYRMPLAIIGDFSKYSGKSVNAFMFECNRGKQINFVGSLAEAINVLASF from the coding sequence ATGAAAATTGAAACCCACCAGATAAATGATGTTAAGATTGCCGAAGTAATTTCGGAAGACATTTTGATAAACAGCGTTGATGACACAATAAACCTATTAGGGAACCTATATTATCAAGGCTTTGACAAGATTATAATCCACGAGAAAAACCTGACGCCAGATTTTTTTGACCTCAAAAACCGCATTGCAGGCGATATACTTCAAAAGTTTTCAAACTACCGCATGCCACTGGCCATCATTGGCGATTTCTCGAAATATTCAGGCAAAAGTGTGAACGCCTTTATGTTTGAATGCAACAGAGGAAAGCAAATCAATTTTGTTGGTTCCCTGGCTGAAGCTATAAACGTACTTGCAAGCTTTTGA